One window from the genome of Serinibacter salmoneus encodes:
- a CDS encoding FtsX-like permease family protein produces the protein MRFLARRARAQAALLAVLAALVALVTATAAAGSGLVVQRSDAITTTELASRQGAPGALVLQTRAGQDPQAQDDALVTLLGDLIAASGGTPQDGAALDVTRAWVGESLTLQREDAAAGAAFLATAADLAGRADLIDGRWLSEPGASADEPGVVPALLPVSAADRAGLGVGDVVALGREGALRLQVVGTFAAREPSAPLWTAADSAQLTGEQQVTGPFVVAEATTIPGDPYLRWTITPSGAPLVSDGAAPLAAALAALPAALEATDDFAPRGLTETGTLADTLAELAAAAADARAVTGVALVMLAILGLLCLSQVARLLARARAAHSRIMLARGAAPGRLVAMEVAETGVLAALAVALGAALGLAVAPGGGLVALVALPLAWAAIALPAVTGILRPEQAGRGTTLVRGVSAGLIVLLAALSTWRLLSLVGSSSWTALEAALALPAPGLAVLACALVLLVALAPVWAAMDRIAVRAPVTPALGLFSVARTSRSQAVPVLLLAAAVGTTGVAATYAASAGAARADLLAAQSGADARIQLPPRGAVSAAYPPRDVAPLADVPGVTATARVNRVTGDVGGVEAELLAVPASLLPDVMALPDGTGADPDALAAAITPAPPAAGGLDGAREVTLSLQQSGGTTLPAQTTAQLSVLAWFVDAAGAVRWQESAQEVSFGDNRVSIPQPAAGESLLALDLTARVPAPVQELSLALAAVGSGAEQGGSPTGWRGTTWSAPPGDPVLTASWSTTVHGRLLPPAPEALPAVLSPTLAQALDASVGDALEFSGAGYPLAIEVAAVAEVPGVPGFAVLVDRDGWVAQTVAFSRGVPDADEIWIALADPVTAAVGEDPEGGGRPALERQARALGGTALWPDLAAAGTAVGTPAFALVAGAALVLAVVGLLAAAAVSVRDRRAEVLTLRAIGMSARGQARARALEPAVVTLAGILCGLVVAAAVSALVTPALVRLSVPAVVSVTVHVHPWWLATAVAVLGAGGVVTALVVARTVTRQARDTAHREETR, from the coding sequence GTGAGGTTCCTCGCGCGGCGAGCGCGGGCCCAGGCCGCCCTGCTGGCGGTGTTGGCCGCGCTCGTCGCCCTGGTCACGGCCACGGCCGCGGCCGGCTCCGGCCTCGTGGTGCAGCGCTCCGACGCGATCACGACGACGGAGCTCGCCTCCCGGCAGGGCGCACCCGGGGCACTGGTGCTGCAGACCCGGGCCGGGCAGGATCCGCAGGCACAGGACGACGCGCTGGTCACCCTCCTGGGCGACCTCATCGCGGCGTCCGGCGGCACGCCGCAGGACGGCGCGGCCCTCGACGTCACCCGGGCGTGGGTGGGGGAGTCGCTCACCCTGCAGCGCGAGGACGCGGCGGCCGGGGCGGCGTTCCTGGCCACCGCAGCGGACCTGGCGGGGCGCGCGGACCTGATCGACGGTCGCTGGCTGAGCGAGCCGGGGGCGAGCGCCGACGAGCCGGGCGTCGTCCCGGCGCTCCTGCCGGTGAGCGCGGCCGACCGCGCGGGCCTGGGAGTGGGCGACGTGGTCGCCCTCGGGCGGGAGGGGGCCCTGCGCCTCCAGGTCGTCGGCACCTTCGCCGCGCGGGAACCCTCCGCCCCGCTCTGGACCGCCGCGGACTCGGCCCAGCTCACGGGTGAGCAGCAGGTGACCGGGCCGTTCGTCGTGGCCGAGGCGACCACCATCCCGGGCGATCCCTACCTGCGGTGGACGATCACGCCGTCGGGCGCCCCGCTGGTGTCCGACGGCGCAGCACCCCTGGCCGCGGCGCTCGCCGCGCTCCCCGCCGCGCTGGAGGCGACCGACGACTTCGCCCCCCGGGGGCTGACCGAGACCGGGACGCTCGCGGACACCCTGGCCGAGCTGGCGGCCGCCGCGGCCGACGCCCGCGCCGTCACCGGCGTGGCCCTGGTGATGCTCGCGATCCTCGGCCTGTTGTGCCTGTCCCAGGTGGCCCGGCTCCTGGCGCGGGCCCGCGCAGCCCACAGCAGGATCATGCTCGCGCGGGGCGCCGCACCCGGCCGCCTGGTCGCGATGGAGGTGGCCGAGACCGGCGTCCTCGCGGCACTCGCGGTGGCACTCGGAGCGGCGCTGGGGCTGGCGGTGGCCCCCGGCGGCGGCCTGGTCGCCCTGGTCGCGCTGCCGCTGGCGTGGGCGGCGATCGCGTTGCCGGCCGTGACGGGGATCCTGCGGCCGGAACAGGCCGGCCGCGGCACCACCCTGGTGCGGGGCGTGAGCGCCGGGCTGATCGTGCTGCTCGCGGCCCTCAGCACCTGGCGGCTGCTCTCACTGGTCGGCAGCAGCTCCTGGACGGCGCTGGAGGCCGCTCTCGCCCTCCCCGCTCCCGGGCTGGCCGTCCTCGCCTGCGCCCTCGTCCTGCTCGTGGCCCTCGCCCCGGTGTGGGCCGCGATGGACCGGATCGCGGTCCGGGCGCCGGTGACGCCCGCCCTCGGGTTGTTCTCGGTCGCCAGGACCAGCCGCTCCCAGGCAGTGCCCGTGCTGCTGCTCGCCGCCGCGGTCGGCACCACGGGTGTGGCGGCGACCTACGCGGCCTCCGCGGGCGCCGCCCGCGCCGATCTCCTCGCCGCCCAGTCCGGAGCGGACGCGCGGATCCAGCTCCCGCCGCGCGGCGCCGTCTCCGCGGCCTACCCGCCGCGGGACGTCGCGCCCCTGGCGGACGTTCCCGGTGTGACCGCGACGGCGCGCGTCAACCGGGTCACCGGCGACGTCGGGGGTGTGGAGGCCGAGCTGCTGGCCGTGCCGGCATCCCTGCTCCCCGACGTCATGGCGCTCCCCGACGGGACCGGGGCTGACCCGGACGCGCTCGCCGCGGCGATCACCCCCGCACCCCCGGCCGCGGGGGGCCTCGACGGCGCCCGCGAGGTCACGCTGTCGCTGCAGCAGTCCGGCGGTACGACCCTGCCCGCCCAGACCACCGCGCAGCTGAGCGTCCTGGCCTGGTTCGTGGACGCCGCGGGCGCCGTGCGCTGGCAGGAGTCCGCGCAGGAGGTCTCCTTCGGCGATAACCGGGTGAGCATCCCGCAGCCGGCGGCGGGCGAGTCCCTGCTCGCCCTGGACCTCACGGCGCGCGTGCCCGCGCCGGTGCAGGAGCTGAGCCTCGCGCTCGCCGCCGTTGGGAGCGGGGCCGAGCAAGGCGGCTCCCCCACGGGGTGGCGAGGCACCACCTGGTCGGCCCCGCCCGGCGACCCGGTCCTCACCGCCAGCTGGAGCACCACCGTGCACGGTCGTCTCCTCCCGCCGGCCCCCGAGGCGCTGCCGGCGGTGCTCTCACCGACCCTCGCCCAGGCGCTGGACGCCTCGGTGGGGGACGCCCTGGAGTTCAGCGGCGCGGGCTACCCGCTCGCCATCGAGGTCGCCGCCGTCGCCGAGGTCCCCGGCGTGCCGGGATTCGCCGTGCTGGTGGACCGGGACGGCTGGGTCGCGCAGACCGTGGCGTTCTCGCGTGGCGTCCCCGACGCCGACGAGATCTGGATCGCGCTCGCGGACCCGGTCACGGCGGCGGTCGGTGAGGACCCGGAGGGGGGCGGGCGCCCCGCGCTCGAACGCCAGGCGCGAGCGCTCGGCGGCACCGCGTTGTGGCCGGACCTCGCGGCGGCCGGCACCGCCGTGGGCACGCCAGCCTTCGCGCTGGTGGCCGGCGCCGCACTCGTCCTGGCGGTCGTCGGCCTGCTCGCCGCCGCGGCGGTCTCGGTGCGAGACCGGCGTGCGGAGGTCCTCACGTTGCGCGCCATCGGCATGTCCGCACGGGGTCAGGCCCGTGCCCGCGCGCTCGAACCGGCGGTCGTGACGCTGGCCGGGATCCTGTGCGGACTCGTGGTCGCGGCCGCCGTCAGCGCGCTGGTCACCCCCGCGCTGGTCCGGTTGTCCGTACCCGCGGTGGTCTCGGTCACGGTGCACGTCCACCCCTGGTGGCTCGCCACCGCCGTGGCGGTGCTGGGCGCCGGGGGAGTGGTCACGGCGCTGGTCGTCGCGCGGACCGTGACCCGTCAGGCGCGCGACACCGCGCACCGGGAGGAGACGCGATGA
- a CDS encoding ABC transporter ATP-binding protein — translation MRAFKRRGGAEETATTSEHAVVSDDDVVLAFSGLDVKFSTEFGSVHAVKGIDLELRAGEVLALVGESGSGKSVTSMTALGLLPKNATITGTTTVAGRQIASLSDAALRRMRGRDVAMVFQEPMTALNPVLTVGDQLTEALELHGIAYGKAADARAVELLRMVGIPEPERRLKQYPHEFSGGQRQRVVIAMAISCNPRVIVADEPTTALDVTVQAEILDLLRSLKDELNTGILLITHNMGVVADMADRVAVMYKGDLVETGSVEEVLTQPQHDYTKRLLNAVPHLGARGEAVTHEVEKVTALDLRNLVIEYQRTGKPVFRAVDDVTLHVDKGEIVGLVGESGSGKSTIARCALGLIPAASGTIEILGHDIGATKGAALKALRKRIGVVFQDPASSLDPRFPIGECISEPLVVHKVGDRKAQEQKVYELLDAVELPRNVYNRYPHELSGGQRQRVSIARALALDPELLVADEPTSALDVSVQASVLEMFTTLQREFEFACLFVSHDLAVIDMLADRVVVLENGLIVEQGERQAVLARPQEEYTRRLLAAAPVPDPAEQKARREARYALMEELGEESHALRVGNTL, via the coding sequence ATGCGTGCATTCAAGCGGCGCGGCGGCGCCGAGGAGACCGCGACCACGAGCGAGCACGCGGTCGTGAGCGACGACGACGTGGTGCTCGCCTTCAGTGGACTGGATGTGAAGTTCTCCACCGAGTTCGGTTCCGTGCACGCGGTGAAGGGCATCGACCTGGAACTGCGCGCCGGTGAGGTGCTCGCCCTGGTGGGGGAGTCCGGGTCCGGCAAGTCCGTCACGTCGATGACGGCGCTCGGCCTGCTGCCGAAGAACGCCACCATCACGGGCACCACCACGGTGGCCGGCCGCCAGATCGCCTCGCTGAGCGATGCCGCCCTGCGCCGGATGCGCGGCCGGGACGTGGCGATGGTGTTCCAGGAGCCGATGACGGCCCTGAACCCGGTGCTCACGGTGGGCGATCAGCTCACCGAGGCCCTGGAGCTGCACGGCATCGCCTACGGCAAGGCGGCGGATGCCCGCGCCGTGGAGTTGCTGCGCATGGTCGGCATCCCCGAGCCGGAGCGGCGCCTGAAGCAGTACCCGCACGAGTTCTCCGGCGGTCAGCGCCAACGCGTGGTCATCGCCATGGCGATCTCCTGCAACCCACGGGTGATCGTCGCGGACGAGCCCACCACCGCCCTGGACGTGACGGTGCAGGCCGAGATCCTCGACCTGCTGCGATCCCTGAAGGACGAGCTCAACACCGGCATCCTGCTCATCACGCACAACATGGGTGTGGTGGCGGACATGGCCGATCGGGTGGCCGTGATGTACAAGGGCGACCTGGTGGAGACCGGCAGTGTGGAGGAGGTGCTCACCCAGCCGCAGCACGATTACACCAAGCGGCTGCTGAACGCCGTGCCCCACCTCGGTGCCCGGGGCGAGGCCGTGACGCACGAGGTGGAGAAGGTCACCGCTCTCGATCTGCGCAACCTGGTCATCGAGTACCAGCGGACCGGTAAGCCTGTCTTCCGCGCCGTGGACGACGTCACCCTGCACGTGGACAAGGGCGAGATCGTCGGGCTCGTGGGGGAGTCGGGATCCGGGAAGTCGACGATCGCGCGCTGTGCGCTGGGGCTCATCCCCGCGGCCTCCGGGACGATCGAGATCCTCGGGCACGACATCGGCGCCACCAAGGGTGCCGCCCTCAAGGCGCTGCGCAAGCGGATCGGGGTGGTCTTCCAGGACCCGGCCAGCTCCCTGGACCCGCGCTTCCCGATCGGGGAGTGCATCAGCGAGCCGCTCGTGGTGCACAAGGTGGGGGACCGCAAGGCCCAGGAGCAGAAGGTCTACGAGCTCCTGGACGCGGTCGAGCTCCCGCGCAACGTCTACAACCGGTATCCGCACGAGCTCTCCGGTGGTCAGCGCCAGCGCGTGTCGATCGCGCGGGCGCTCGCCCTGGACCCGGAGCTGCTGGTGGCCGATGAGCCCACCTCCGCGCTGGACGTGTCCGTGCAGGCCAGCGTGCTGGAGATGTTCACCACGCTGCAGCGCGAGTTCGAGTTCGCCTGCCTGTTCGTCAGCCACGACCTCGCGGTGATCGACATGCTCGCCGACCGGGTGGTGGTGCTGGAGAACGGCCTCATCGTGGAGCAGGGTGAGCGCCAGGCGGTGCTGGCCCGGCCGCAGGAGGAGTACACACGCCGACTGCTGGCGGCGGCGCCGGTGCCCGACCCCGCCGAGCAGAAGGCCCGCCGCGAGGCGCGCTACGCGCTCATGGAGGAGTTGGGCGAGGAGTCCCACGCGCTGCGCGTCGGGAACACGCTCTAA
- a CDS encoding ABC transporter permease gives MVGLEMEPESQQKSYSQGALIRRRFFRHRGAIVAMVVLAFITVLAFTSIGFGPIPGWWGKEFTTTGATVDGGRPTIGWFTLGEHPFGQDTVGRDYFALVMRGTQISLVIAFVVGILSTLIGAIIGGLAGYYRGWVESLLMRMTDLLIIIPLLVLAAVLARSFGDSGIMVLALVLAAVTWTSLARLVRGEVLSLREREFVSAAQAIGTSSGRIIRKHILPNTIGVIIVNTTFSISAAILLETSLSFLGFGVQPPDVSLGSLISTYQNAFTVRPWLFWFPGLFIVAIALCVNFIGDGLRDAFDPRQNRNKD, from the coding sequence ATGGTCGGCCTGGAGATGGAGCCGGAGTCCCAGCAGAAGTCCTACAGCCAGGGCGCGCTCATCCGGCGCCGGTTCTTCCGGCACCGTGGCGCGATCGTGGCGATGGTGGTACTCGCCTTCATCACGGTGCTCGCCTTCACCTCCATCGGCTTCGGACCGATCCCCGGCTGGTGGGGCAAGGAGTTCACCACCACCGGTGCCACGGTCGACGGCGGTCGCCCCACGATCGGATGGTTCACCCTCGGGGAACACCCCTTCGGCCAGGACACGGTGGGCCGTGACTACTTCGCCCTCGTGATGCGCGGCACCCAGATCTCCCTGGTCATCGCGTTCGTGGTGGGGATCCTCTCCACTCTGATCGGTGCCATCATCGGTGGCCTGGCCGGGTACTACCGCGGCTGGGTGGAGTCGCTGCTGATGCGCATGACGGACCTGCTCATCATCATCCCGCTGCTCGTGCTCGCCGCCGTGCTGGCCCGCAGCTTCGGGGACTCCGGGATCATGGTGTTGGCGCTCGTGCTGGCCGCCGTCACCTGGACCTCCCTGGCCCGACTGGTGCGCGGTGAGGTCCTCTCGCTGCGCGAACGGGAGTTCGTCTCCGCAGCCCAGGCCATCGGCACGAGTTCCGGCCGGATCATCCGCAAGCACATCCTGCCCAACACGATCGGCGTGATCATCGTGAACACCACGTTCTCGATCTCCGCGGCGATCCTGCTGGAGACCTCGCTGAGCTTCCTCGGGTTCGGGGTGCAGCCGCCGGACGTCTCGCTCGGCTCGCTGATCAGCACCTATCAGAACGCCTTCACGGTTCGCCCCTGGCTGTTCTGGTTCCCCGGTCTGTTCATCGTGGCCATCGCCCTGTGCGTGAACTTCATCGGTGACGGTCTGCGCGATGCGTTCGACCCCCGCCAGAACAGGAACAAGGACTGA
- a CDS encoding ABC transporter permease, which translates to MTKFILKRMGISFLVLLVGSLLMFVLTINSGDPLADLRESNADNRDELIERRISYMGLDQPWYQRYWEWLRGVSGCVVGACDFGTSRNGVDVSSLVANAASSTLRLVTLATLLAIVIGIIVGIITAIRQYSGFDYVVTFLTFLFFSLPVFWAAVLLKEFGAIRFNDWIADPQITLLQSVIAGVVLAVILSSVLGGGWRRRALTAGITLVFVVSALMYFTAVGWWRQPAMGIGVVLLTSLGGAVGLTAIFTGLRNRRVLYSVLTTVGAGVIAYYAVGGLLADPSWPILFVLLLVAIAVGLVSGYFWGGDSRRAAMGLSAVMAVIMSMLVALDRMVYAWADFLQLKPRPISTIGSSTPNFTGDFWENLLDVSTQLLLPTILLTLISVASYSRYTRGSMLETMSQDYVRTARSKGLSERVVIVKHAFRNALIPITTIVAFDFAGLIGGAVITETVFGWKGMGELFISGVRDVDPAPVMAFFLVVGIAAIVMNMVADIAYAFLDPRIRR; encoded by the coding sequence GTGACCAAGTTCATTCTCAAGCGCATGGGGATCTCCTTCCTCGTGCTGCTGGTCGGATCGCTGTTGATGTTCGTCCTGACCATCAACTCGGGCGATCCGCTGGCCGATCTCCGCGAATCGAACGCGGACAACCGCGACGAACTCATCGAGCGTCGCATCTCCTACATGGGGCTGGACCAGCCCTGGTACCAGCGCTACTGGGAGTGGCTGCGAGGCGTCTCCGGCTGCGTGGTCGGTGCCTGCGACTTCGGGACGAGCCGCAATGGTGTGGACGTTTCCAGCCTCGTGGCGAACGCCGCCAGCAGCACCCTGCGGTTGGTGACCCTCGCGACGCTGCTCGCGATCGTCATCGGCATCATCGTGGGTATCATCACCGCGATCCGGCAGTACTCGGGATTCGACTACGTCGTCACCTTCCTGACCTTCCTGTTCTTCTCCCTCCCGGTCTTCTGGGCGGCCGTGCTGCTGAAGGAGTTCGGCGCCATCCGGTTCAACGACTGGATAGCCGATCCACAGATCACGCTGCTGCAATCCGTCATCGCGGGTGTGGTGCTGGCGGTCATCCTCTCCTCGGTGCTCGGGGGTGGCTGGCGCCGCCGGGCACTCACCGCCGGGATCACGCTGGTGTTCGTGGTGTCCGCGCTGATGTACTTCACGGCCGTGGGGTGGTGGCGTCAGCCCGCGATGGGCATCGGGGTCGTCTTGCTCACCTCCCTGGGTGGCGCGGTCGGTCTGACCGCGATCTTCACCGGGCTGCGCAACCGCCGGGTGCTGTACTCGGTGCTCACCACCGTGGGCGCCGGCGTGATCGCCTACTATGCGGTGGGTGGCCTGCTGGCCGACCCGAGCTGGCCGATCCTGTTCGTGCTGCTGCTCGTGGCGATCGCCGTCGGCCTCGTATCCGGGTACTTCTGGGGCGGGGACTCCCGTCGCGCCGCGATGGGGCTGTCCGCTGTCATGGCCGTGATCATGTCGATGCTGGTGGCGCTGGACCGCATGGTCTACGCCTGGGCCGACTTCCTGCAGCTCAAGCCGCGACCGATCTCCACCATCGGCTCCAGCACCCCGAACTTCACCGGGGACTTCTGGGAGAACCTGCTCGACGTCAGCACGCAGCTGCTGCTGCCCACGATCCTGCTGACGCTGATCTCGGTGGCGAGCTACTCGCGTTACACCCGTGGCTCCATGTTGGAGACGATGAGCCAGGACTACGTGCGCACCGCCCGCAGCAAGGGGCTCTCCGAGCGCGTCGTCATCGTCAAGCACGCCTTCCGCAACGCCCTCATCCCCATCACCACGATCGTGGCGTTCGACTTCGCCGGGCTCATCGGCGGCGCGGTCATCACCGAGACGGTGTTCGGCTGGAAGGGCATGGGCGAGTTGTTCATCTCGGGAGTGCGGGACGTGGATCCGGCACCCGTGATGGCGTTCTTCCTGGTGGTCGGTATCGCTGCCATCGTCATGAACATGGTGGCCGACATCGCCTACGCGTTCCTCGACCCGCGGATCCGGAGGTGA
- a CDS encoding ABC transporter family substrate-binding protein, whose amino-acid sequence MTGGVAVMAATALVLSACTSGSSDDEATDAATDETSEETDETGSGEEVMYEGTDKEDLGDITTKDDTVSFSLGEDEWLGYNGNTPETYSTYNSVVNDRFQSSFYYYGTDGTIYVNEEFGNIELVSEDPMTVEYTIADDAVWSDGTPITYEDALFSWATQAFTVEGDEGEVPLFNYVGGTDLGDRTPDGPQGEAGGKSFTLVYSDPYPDYMLATMMQFPAHVAAEQAGVSLEDMTAAIQDGDVEALQPIADFYNEGWLSPTPGELPSSDIALSSGPYQLASWEAGQSITLEPNPEWWGTPPASSTLVYRFAAAETQAQALQNGDLNVIEPQATVDTLTQIEAMGDSVALQTNDTLTWEHLDFNFGDTSAFADSLELREAFAMCVPRQLIVDNLIAPINPEAQVMNAREVFPFQPNYESIVSQSYDGRYDQVDIEGAMAKIEEAGVETPVTIRVGYNAPNQRRTEEVALIKDSCDQAGFDVQDSGSGEFFSDDLPNGDYEVALFAWAGSGQITSGQNIYGTDRGQNYGGYSNETVDAAWDTLTTTLDTGEQEEQLVIIEKTLWDTLFGIPLFAHPGVVAYDSSLSNVRATSTQSTVAWNAEQWVRAD is encoded by the coding sequence ATGACGGGGGGCGTCGCCGTGATGGCGGCCACCGCACTCGTCCTCAGCGCCTGCACGAGCGGCTCGTCGGACGACGAGGCGACGGACGCTGCGACGGACGAGACCTCGGAGGAGACCGACGAGACCGGCTCCGGCGAGGAGGTGATGTACGAGGGCACCGACAAGGAGGACCTCGGCGACATCACGACGAAGGACGACACGGTCTCCTTCTCCCTCGGTGAGGACGAGTGGCTCGGGTACAACGGCAACACGCCGGAGACCTACTCCACCTACAACTCCGTGGTGAACGACCGCTTCCAGAGCAGCTTCTACTACTACGGGACCGACGGCACGATCTACGTGAACGAGGAGTTCGGCAACATCGAGCTCGTCTCCGAGGACCCGATGACGGTCGAGTACACCATCGCGGACGACGCGGTGTGGTCCGACGGCACGCCGATCACCTACGAGGACGCGCTGTTCTCCTGGGCCACCCAGGCGTTCACGGTCGAGGGTGACGAGGGTGAGGTGCCCCTGTTCAACTACGTCGGTGGCACCGACCTGGGGGACCGCACCCCGGACGGTCCGCAGGGCGAGGCCGGCGGCAAGTCCTTCACGCTGGTCTACTCCGACCCGTACCCGGACTACATGCTCGCCACGATGATGCAGTTCCCGGCCCACGTGGCCGCGGAGCAGGCCGGCGTCTCCCTCGAGGACATGACGGCTGCCATCCAGGACGGCGACGTCGAGGCGCTGCAGCCGATCGCGGACTTCTACAACGAGGGCTGGCTCTCGCCGACCCCGGGTGAGCTGCCGTCCTCCGACATCGCGCTCTCCTCTGGTCCGTACCAGCTCGCCTCCTGGGAGGCCGGTCAGTCCATCACGCTGGAGCCGAACCCCGAGTGGTGGGGCACCCCGCCCGCGAGCAGCACGCTCGTCTACCGCTTCGCGGCGGCCGAGACGCAGGCGCAGGCGCTGCAGAACGGTGACCTCAACGTCATCGAGCCGCAGGCCACCGTCGACACCCTGACGCAGATCGAGGCCATGGGCGACTCCGTGGCGCTGCAGACCAACGACACCCTGACCTGGGAGCACCTCGACTTCAACTTCGGCGACACCTCCGCGTTCGCCGACAGCCTGGAGCTGCGTGAGGCGTTCGCGATGTGCGTGCCGCGTCAGCTGATCGTGGACAACCTGATCGCCCCGATCAACCCCGAGGCGCAGGTCATGAACGCCCGCGAGGTCTTCCCGTTCCAGCCGAACTACGAGTCGATCGTCTCGCAGTCCTACGACGGCCGGTACGACCAGGTCGACATCGAGGGCGCGATGGCCAAGATCGAGGAGGCCGGCGTCGAGACCCCGGTCACCATCCGCGTGGGCTACAACGCCCCGAACCAGCGCCGTACCGAAGAGGTCGCCCTGATCAAGGACTCCTGCGACCAGGCCGGCTTCGACGTGCAGGACAGCGGCTCCGGTGAGTTCTTCTCGGACGACCTGCCCAACGGTGACTACGAGGTCGCGCTGTTCGCGTGGGCCGGTTCCGGCCAGATCACCTCGGGTCAGAACATCTACGGCACCGACCGTGGCCAGAACTACGGTGGCTACTCCAACGAGACCGTGGACGCCGCCTGGGACACGCTGACCACCACGCTGGACACCGGTGAGCAGGAGGAGCAGCTCGTCATCATCGAGAAGACGCTCTGGGACACCCTGTTCGGCATCCCGCTGTTCGCTCACCCGGGCGTCGTCGCGTACGACTCCTCGCTGAGCAACGTCCGCGCCACCTCGACCCAGTCGACGGTCGCGTGGAACGCCGAGCAGTGGGTCCGCGCCGACTGA
- a CDS encoding EamA family transporter, protein MTQLTHDAPARGGVNPSRTLAAGLGLALLSAAAFGASGSIGRGLMDLGWTAGSATLVRVTIAALVLLIPGLRALHGRWHLLRQNAGALVAFSVLAIVGAQLCYFMAVQYIDVSAAMLIEYLAPLIVVLWLWVHGRKPTPLTFAGALVAMAGLAMLVGLTSGVSVNLTGVAWALGAATGAAGYFIISGDDRMTLPPITLAAGGLGLAAVLLGLAALVGILPMGFATGEVQFVPFAMPWWLALAILGVVTAALSYVAGIAAARRLGSRLASFVGLLEVVAAGGIAWVLLGQAMGPVQLMGAALVLVGVVLVKLAEPRVPAGGDPTLEGVLDGAAEEAVIAELVDSRLADERQDERQDERA, encoded by the coding sequence ATGACGCAGTTGACTCATGACGCACCCGCCCGAGGGGGCGTGAACCCCAGCCGTACCCTGGCCGCCGGACTCGGTCTCGCCCTGCTCTCCGCGGCGGCGTTCGGCGCCTCCGGCTCGATCGGCCGAGGCCTGATGGACCTCGGGTGGACCGCCGGTAGCGCCACCCTGGTGCGCGTCACGATCGCTGCGCTCGTCCTGCTGATCCCTGGCCTGCGCGCGCTGCACGGGCGGTGGCACCTGCTGCGGCAGAATGCCGGCGCCCTGGTCGCCTTCTCCGTGCTGGCGATCGTCGGCGCGCAGCTGTGCTACTTCATGGCGGTGCAGTACATCGATGTGTCCGCGGCGATGCTCATCGAGTACCTCGCGCCGCTCATCGTGGTCCTGTGGCTATGGGTGCACGGCCGCAAGCCCACCCCGCTCACGTTCGCGGGCGCGCTCGTGGCCATGGCGGGCCTGGCGATGCTCGTGGGGCTGACCAGCGGTGTCTCGGTGAACCTCACCGGCGTCGCGTGGGCGCTGGGTGCGGCTACGGGCGCGGCCGGGTACTTCATCATCTCCGGTGACGATCGCATGACGCTGCCACCCATCACCCTGGCCGCGGGCGGGCTCGGCCTGGCGGCGGTGCTGCTGGGCCTGGCGGCCCTCGTCGGCATCCTGCCGATGGGGTTCGCCACCGGTGAGGTGCAGTTCGTGCCGTTCGCCATGCCGTGGTGGCTCGCGCTCGCGATCCTCGGCGTGGTCACCGCGGCGCTGTCCTACGTGGCCGGGATCGCCGCGGCCCGCAGGCTCGGTTCCCGGCTTGCCTCCTTCGTGGGGCTGCTCGAGGTCGTCGCCGCCGGGGGCATCGCCTGGGTGCTCCTCGGCCAGGCGATGGGGCCGGTCCAGCTCATGGGCGCCGCACTGGTGCTCGTGGGTGTCGTGTTGGTCAAGCTCGCCGAGCCGCGCGTCCCGGCCGGCGGTGACCCCACGCTGGAGGGGGTGCTCGACGGCGCCGCCGAGGAGGCCGTGATCGCCGAGCTGGTCGACTCCCGCCTCGCGGACGAGCGCCAGGACGAGCGCCAGGACGAGCGCGCCTGA
- a CDS encoding CGNR zinc finger domain-containing protein: MVFAHDTQEALESGVFLANSELEPDTLTSMAELEAFFDDFGYTGDRPGPSDLEPVRAIRTRLRQMFTATRDGAVPLINDVLAEFHAMPQVVRHGEVDWHVHATTDDRPLHERILVETAMGMIDVIRGDEMSRFSRCAMEDCEGVVLDFSRNRSRKYCTTTCTNRAAQAAFRARQA, encoded by the coding sequence ATGGTTTTCGCTCATGACACGCAGGAGGCGCTGGAGTCCGGCGTCTTCCTGGCGAACTCCGAGTTGGAGCCGGACACCCTCACCTCGATGGCGGAGCTCGAGGCGTTCTTCGACGACTTCGGCTACACCGGCGATCGGCCCGGCCCCAGCGACCTGGAGCCGGTGCGCGCGATCCGCACGCGACTGCGGCAGATGTTCACGGCCACCCGGGACGGCGCCGTCCCCCTGATCAACGACGTCCTCGCCGAGTTCCACGCCATGCCCCAGGTGGTGCGCCACGGCGAGGTGGACTGGCACGTCCACGCCACCACGGATGACCGCCCGTTGCACGAGCGCATCCTGGTGGAGACCGCGATGGGCATGATCGACGTGATCCGCGGCGACGAGATGAGCCGCTTCAGCCGCTGCGCCATGGAGGACTGCGAGGGTGTGGTCCTGGACTTCTCCCGCAACCGGTCCCGCAAGTACTGCACCACCACCTGCACCAACCGCGCGGCGCAGGCCGCGTTCCGCGCCCGCCAGGCCTGA